The following is a genomic window from Bordetella petrii.
CGCATGCTCGATGCGGCGCAGAAAGCGGTAGGCCTGCTCCAGCTTTTGCGCGTCCTCCGCGTCGATCAGGCCGGCATCGCGCTCGGCATGCAGGGCCGCCAGCAGGCCGCGCCGCTGCAGCGCCGGCATGCGCCCGCCGCGCACCAGTTGGAACAGCTGCACCACGAATTCGATTTCGCGGATGCCGCCATCGCCCAGCTTGATGTTGTTGGCGCTATCCACGCCGTTGCGTGCCAGCGCGCGGCGCTGCCAGTCCTGGCGGATGCGTTCGCGCAGCGCGCGCAGCGAGGCCAGGGCATCGAAATCGAAATATTTTCGGTACACGAAAGGCACGCGCAGGCTTTCCAGCTGGCGGACCTGCGCGGACGCATCGCTGTCGGCGAAGGCCTGCGCCGGGATCAGGCGGGCCTTCAGCCAGGCGTAGCGCTCCCACTCGCGGCCCTGCGCGACCAGGTAATGTTCCAGCGCGTCCAGGCTCCATGCCGGCGGGCCGGCATCGCCGTCGGGGCGCAGGCGCAGGTCGGTGCGGAACACCTGCCCGTGGGCATCGGCTTCGGACAGCACCGGCATCATGCGGCGCGTCAGGCGTCCGTAAAATTCGTGATGGCTGATGCGGCGCGGTCCGTCTGTATCGCCTTCTTCGCCGTACAGCATGATCAGGTCGATGTCCGACGACACGTTCAGTTCGCCGCCGCCCAGCTTGCCCATGCCCAGGATCAGCATTTCCTGGGGGGCGCCGGTGGCCGGGTCGCGCGGCACGCCATGCACGGCGGCCAGCTCGGCCGCCACGCTGCGGTAGGCAGCGGCCACGGCCAGGTCGGCCAGCGCCGTCATCGCGCCCACCACTTCTTCCAGGCTGGCCTGTCCGCCCAGGTCGCGCACCATCAGCGCCGTGAAGACGCGTTCACGCAGCTTGCGCAGCATTTCCCGGCACAGGTCGACGGGCAGGATCTCGGGCGCGTCGGCGCCGGCCAGCTCGGCCTGCCAGGCGGCCAGAACATTTGGCGTGACCGGATGGCGCGCGGCCGTTTCCAGCCAGGCGGCCAGGTCGGGATGGGCATCGACGCGCCGGCGCAGGTAGCCGGACCAGGCGAGGGCGGGGGTGAGCAGGGAAGCGGACATGGGGGCGGACGGGCAGACGGGAAGGCGTGTTTCAGGTATAAGGGGACGATACCCCAAGACACCTCGCCCTGCCCACTCATCCGTGTCATTGCCCGCCAAAGTCACCCGTTTTCTGTGCTGGTCCGCACTGGCCGTTTATGTCGTCGCGGCTGTCGTGCTGCTCGGATTGCGGTATTGGGTGCTGCCCAATATCGATCAGTGGCGTCCGCGCATCGAAGCCTACGCCAGCGAAGCGCTGGGCGCGCGAGTCGAGATAGGGCGCCTGCAGGCCGACTGGCGCGGCCTGAACCCGCGCCTGAAACTCACCGCGCTGTCCATCTATGACCAGCAGCCCGAGCCGGTGCTGACCTTGCCTTCGGTCTCGGCCGTGCTGGGCTGGCGCAGCGTGCTGCTGCTGTCGCCCAGCCTGCTCAGCCTGCGCATCGACGGGCCCGAGCTGCGGGTGCGGCGTGATGCCGGCGGCCGCTTATGGGTGGCGGGCCAGTCTATCGACCTGAATGCTCCGCATGATGCCGGCCGCTCGTCGCGGCTGGTGCAGTGGCTGGGCTCGCAGCGCGATCTGGCGCTGGCCAACGCCACTGTGCACTGGAACGACGAGTATCGGCAGGCTCCCGAAGTCACACTGCGCAACGTCAGCCTGCGGCTGTACAACGGCGCGCTGGCGCACCGCTTCGCGCTCAGTGCCGAGCCGCCGCCGGCCCTGGCGCGCGAGCTGTCGCTGCGCGGACGCTTCACCCGCAATCCGCTGCTGACCGGCCGGCAGCGCTGGACGGGCGAGCTGTATGCCGAAGTGGATGACGCCGAGCCTTCAGCCTGGGCGCCCTGGCTGGCCGTGCCGCGCATTGCCGGTCGCGCCGCCACGCGCGCCTGGCTGACCCTGGAGCAGGGCGCTGTCACCGACGTCACCGCGGATGCCGCGCTGCGTGATGTGCGCTGGCAGGCGGCGGGCGATGCAACGGCTATCGGCCTGGCCGGGGCCACGCTAAGGGTGCAGGGCGCCCCCGGCGACGTCGTGCAGTTTGCCGACGTGCCCCTGGCGCGCGGCGAAGACGGCGCGGGCATGGCCTTGCGGGGCGAGCTGACCGGCCTGAGCGCGAACCTGCCGCACACTTTCGACCCGCCGCTGCTGCAGGCCGACACGGTTCGCATCGATGCCAGCCTGCGCCGCCCGGCGGGGCAGCCCGCCGTGGTGGACGTGCGCCAGCTCGATATTGCCAACGCCGACCTCGATGCGCGCCTGCGCGGCCGCTGGAGTGCCCAGGGCAAGACCGCCGCCGGCACGGCCGACTTCCACGGCAACCTGGCGCGCGCGGCCATGCCTGCCATCTACAAGTACCTGCCGCTGACGGTGAACGCCGATGCCCGCGAATGGCTGGCGCACGGCCTGCCAGCCGGGCAGGCGCGCGATGCCGCCGTCACCGTCAAGGGCGACCTGGACGACTTTCCGTTCGAGGACCCGGACGACGTCGGCGAGTTCCGCATTGCCGGAGCGTACTCGGGAGCCATCGTCGACTATGCCCCCGCGCACGGCGACACCAAGGGCTGGCCACGACTTGAGAACCTGGCCGGCAATTTCGCGGTCGACAAGGCCGGGCTGTCGCTCGACAGCCCGGGCGGCGCCATCGCCCATACCGGCGACGGGCAGACCGTGACGTTGGGCGCCGTGACGGCTTCCATTCCGGATATGGAGCACCAGGCCACCCTGCATGTCGACGGGCAGACCAGTGGGCCTGTGCCGGCTTACCTGGCGCTGGCTGCCAACTCGCCGCTGGGCGGGTTGCTCGACGGTGCGCTGGATTCGGCCGAGGGCACGGGCGCGTGGCAGGTGGCCCTGAAGCTCGAGGTGCCGCTGCTGGACGCCGAGAACACCAAAGTGGACGGCCGCATTGCGTTCGCCGGCAACAGTTTCCGCTTTGTGCCGCTGATGCCCGAACTGCGGCAACTGCAGGGCGACCTGCACTTTTCCGAGCGCGGCGTGTCCACCGATGAACTGCGCACTGAATTCCTGGGTGGGGCGGCCACCATTGCCGGCAAGCTCGAACACGATGGCGACGCGCTGCGCCTGGCTGGCACGCTGCCGGCGTCGGGCTTGGCGCAACTGAGCGACAGTCCGCTCATGGCCCGTGTTACAGGCCAGACGCAATATCGTGGCCAGTTGGGCTATGGCTCGGGCGGGGTGCTGGACATTTCGGTTGAATCGGACCTCGCGGGCCTGGCTATCGATCTGCCCGCGCCGGTGGGCAAGGCCAGGTCCGAGACGCGCGCCCTGAAGGCCCGCTGGAGTCCGTCCCCGGGGGCGGCTGGCAAGCGCGACCAGTTGTCGGTGAGCCTGGACGCCGGCCTGGCGCTGCAACTCGAGCACGACCGCGCGGCGCCGCGTGGCGCGCCGTATTTCGCGCGCGGCGCGCTGGGCGTGAACCGCCCGGCCGCGCTGCCGTCATCGGGCCTGGCGGTCGACATCCAGATGCCCGAGCTGGACCTGGACGCCTGGGAAAAAATCGGCGACGAGGCGCAGGCATCCGGAAAGGGGCGCAAGGGCGCAGGCAAGAGCCAGGCCGTTCTGCCTATGCTCAGCCGCATCGGTCTGCAAACGGGACGTCTGCAGGTGGCGGGCTGGACGCTCGATGACCTGAAACTCAACGCCACCCGGCCCCAGCCGGAGCATTGGCAAGTCGGCATCGAGTCACGCCAGGCGGCGGGATCGTTGTCGTGGCAGGAGGCTTCGGGCGCCATCGCCGGCCAGGTTACGGCGCGGCTGACGCACCTGGCGCTGGGCGGCCAGGAGGCGCAGGGCGCCATGCAAGACGTGCCCGAAGCGTCGGGCGACGACCTGTCGGACATTCCCGCCATCGATCTGCGCGCCGAGCGGTTTTCGTTGTATGGGCACGAGGTGGGGGCGCTGGAGGTGCAGGGCACCAACCTGGAACGCGGCAAGTCGTGGCGCCTGGACAAGCTGCGCATTGCCAATGAAGCGGCCACCCTGGACGCTACCGGCAATTGGCGCCTGGATGGCGCGCAGCGCGGCCTGACGGTCGACGCCAAGGCCGACTTCAAAGATTTGGGCGGCTTCATCGACCGCATCGGCTACAAGCAGGTGGTGGCGGGCGGCAGCGGCACCGTGCAGGGCAAGCTGACCTGGCGCGACCTGCCGTGGTCGCACGATCTGGCCAATATCGATGGCCAGGCCCGGGTCAGTCTGGACAAGGGGCGGTTGATCAATGTGAACTCCCGCAGCGCGCGCCTGCTGGAGTTGTTGTCGCTGCAATCGCTGCAGCGGCTGGCCAAGCTGGAGTTCAACCCGACAGACCTGTTGCGGGATGGGTTCCCGTTTGACACCATTCGTGGCGATATGAAGCTGAGCCGGGGCATTCTGCATTCCGAGGGGTACAAGCTCAATAGCCCGGTGGCCACTATTGTGCTGGCGGGCGACACGGATATCGTGGCGGAACGCTGGAATCTGCGCGCGGTGGTGATCCCGAACCTGGATGCCAGCGGCGCGGCGGTGGTGACGGCGCTGGCGGTGAATCCGCTGATTGGGTTAGGGGCGTTTGTGACTCAATGGCTGTTGAAGCAGCCGCTGGCTCGCGCCATGACGATGGAATACGCGGTTACTGGCTCTTGGGACGACCCCAAGCTGGAGCCGGTGGAAACCAAGCCCGAACCCAAGCCGGGGCCGGTGAGCGAGTATATCGAGCACTGAGCTGGGGAGGGGGGCTGGTTTCTGTTAGGGGTGGGGCTGGCTCGGGTTGAGGCTGGGGCCTGGCTGTGGCTGCTATGGCCATGGCTTGTGCTGTGGTTGTGGCCGGGCCGGGATTGGTTCTTGCCCCGTCCTGTGTCGTCCGGTCGGGCGGGGGCGGCGCCCGTGCGTCGGGCTCGGGCGCAACCAGGCGCCCTCGGCCTGCTGCGCAGGCTGTCCCGCCGCCCAACGCGCCACCCCCGCCCGACCGGACGACGCAGGACTGCGACCAGTGAATTTGGGCCGCCGGATCTCGTGCAGTGATCTCGCCGGGTGTCTGGCGCAGGTGTCACTGTCTCAATACAAGACCACCAAGTGTCTGACGCAGGTGTCACTGTCTCAATACAAGACCGCCAGGTGTCTGACTCCGTAGGTGTCAGACACCGCTGTGTGCCGCGGGAGCTCCATTCGTATTATGTGCGGCATCGATGTGAAATTGCGATGCCTGATTCCGCGGTGCAGTGTCCTGCCGCAAGACCGCCAGGTGTCTGACTCCGTAGATACCGTCTTGGCAGTCAAGCGGGTAACGCGTAATCGCTGCGATAAGGGGTGCGGTTTTTAAGCACGCCGAAGCATAAGTGAGCGAGCTTGCGCATGGCGGCGCCGAGAGCAGCCATCTTGCTCTTGCCGGCGGCCAGCAGGCGGGCATAGAGCGCCTGTATGTGGGGGTTATGGCGCACAGCCACGACCGCGGCCATGTACAGGGTGGCCCGCACCCGAGCCGGCCCGGTCTTGGACAGCCGAGGCCGGCCGTTCAGGCTGGTGCCGGACTGGCGCTGTACGGGCACCAGGCCCAGATAGGCCGCCAACGCCTGCGGCGATTCAATGCGCCGGTTATGCATGATCGACAGCAACGCGTTGCCGGTCTGTGGGCCGACCGCCGGGATGCTGGTCAGCAGGTCCCGGTCCTCTTTCAGGTCGGGATGGCGGTCGATATGGTCGTTGATCGCGCGCTCCAGACGCTTGATCTGCTCGGTCAGGAACGCCACGCTTTTGTCGATCGAGCCGGTGACCGGCTCGGGCGACTGGCCGAACTGGGCCTTCTCCTGCCGGTTGAGCTCACGCTGCAGATCCTTGGCCAGCGCCTCGTGCCGGGCCAGCAGCGCGCGCAGTTGCCGCGCGTGCAGCGGCGCCGGCTGCCAGGCCGGCGGGCACAGCGCCTGGCCATAGCGGGCCAGCACGTAGCTGTCGAGCTCATCGTTCTTGGTGCGCACCGCCAGCGCACCGGCAAAATCGCGCGCCTGCGCCGGATTGATCATCGAGACCGTGGCCCCCGCCTCATGCAACGCGGTGCCCGCCTGCTCGTGGTACGGCCCGGTCGGCTCGAGCACCACGTGCAACTGCTCGGGCTGCGCGCCTTGCTTGGCGCACCAGCCTAACAGCGCCTGAATCCCGGCCACCGTATTAGCCACCACCTTGGTCTTGCGCTTATCGCCCTCGGCGCCGACCAGCGCGCAGTTGAGCTTGGCCTTTGAGACGTCAATTCCCAGAAAAAACATCGACTTGGACTCCTAGTGAAATGGCCCCCAAGCCCACTGCGCCCACTTGCCTTGTTCATGCAGGGTCACTATGCCCTAGGCTACCGTCCAGCATCCAGTCGGCTCTCAGAGGCGCGAATCCGGGGCCTAATCTGCGTCACAAAGTCCAGGCTTTCCGTGTCAGAACAAACTCACCGGATCCGCTAGTAGCGATAGCTAATCACTACCGCGCTCAAGATACAAGGTGTCAGACACCGCTGTGTGCCACGGCAGCTCCATTCGTATTGTGCGCGGCATCGCTGTGAAATTGCGATGCCTGATTCCGCGGTGCAGTGTCCTGCCGCAAGACCGCCAGGTGTCTGACTCCGTAGATGTCAGACACCGCTGTGTGCCACGGCAGCTCCATTCGTATTGTGCGCGGCATCGCTGTGAAATTGCGATGCCTGATTCCGCGGTGCAGTGTCCTGCCGCAAGACCGCCAGGTGTCTGACTCCGTAGGTGTCAGACACCGCTGTGTGCCTCGACGGCTTCATGCGCACTCGATCGGAAGCGCAGCGCTTCCGGGTCGAGCTTACTTTTTCATCATGTCGAAGAATTCGGCATTGGTCTTGGTGGCGCGCATCTTGTCGAGGATGAATTCCATCGACTGGACTTCGTCCATGTCGTGGATGAACTTGCGCAGTACCCATACCTTTTGCAGCAGTTCGGGCTTGATCAGCAGTTCTTCGCGGCGGGTGCCCGATTTGTTCAGGTTGATGGCCGGGTAGACGCGCTTTTCGGCCAGGCGGCGTTCGAGGTGCACTTCGGAGTTGCCGGTGCCCTTGAATTCTTCGTAGATGACCTCGTCCATGCGGCTGCCGGTCTCGATGAGCGCCGTGCCCAGGATGGTGAGCGAGCCGCCTTCTTCGAGGTTGCGCGCCGCGCCGAAGAAGCGCTTGGGGCGTTGCAGGGCGTTGGCGTCGACGCCGCCGGTGAGCACCTTGCCCGAGGCGGGCACCACCGTGTTGTAGGCGCGAGCCAGGCGCGTGATGGAATCCAGCAGGATCACCACGTCTTTTTTCATCTCGACCAGGCGCTTGGCCTTTTCGATGACCATTTCAGCCACTTGCACGTGGCGCGTCGCGGGTTCGTCGAAGGTGGACGCCACCACTTCGCCGCGCACGGTGCGCTGCATTTCGGTGACTTCTTCGGGGCGTTCGTCCACCAGTAGGACGATCATGACGGCGTCGGGGTAGTTGGTGGTGATGGCGTGAGCGATGTGCTGCATCATCACCGTCTTGCCCGACTTGGGGCTGGCCACGATCAGGCCGCGCTGCCCTTTGCCGATGGGGGCGAAGATGTCCATGATGCGGCCGGTGAGGTTTTCCTCGCTCTTGATGTCGCGTTCCAGGCGCAGCGGCTGGTTGGGGTGCAGCGGCGTCAGGTTTTCGAACATGATGCGATGCTTGATCGCCTCGGGGGCCACGCCGTTGACCTTGTCGACCTTCACCAGCGCGAAGTAGCGCTCGCCATCTTTGGGGGTGCGCACTTCGCCTTCGATGGAGTCGCCGGTGTGCAGGTTGAAGCGGCGGATCTGCGACGGCGAAATGTAGATGTCGTCGGTGCTGGCCAGGTATGAGGTCTCGGGCGAGCGCAGGAATCCGAAGCCGTCGGGCAGCACTTCGAGCACGCCGTCGCCGAAAATCTGCTCGCCCTGCTTGGCGCGCCGCTTCATGATGGCGAACATCAGCTCTTGCTTGCGCAAGCGGTTGGCGTTTTCGATTTCCAGGCCAGCGGCCATTTCCAGCAGCTGCGAAACGTGCAGCGCCTTCAGTTCATTGAGGTGCATCGCGGTGAAAGGGGAAATTTAAAGAAGGGCTTTGGCGGCGGGCCACGGACGGGCCCGCGCGGTACATGGGCGCCGGCGGGGCCGGCGCGCGAAAAAATTACAACGCGTAGTTTATTACAACGCGCCGTCCAGGAAAGCGGTGAGCTGGGATTTCGACAGGGCGCCCACTTTGGTGGCGGCGGCCTGGCCGTCTTTGAAGAGCATCAGGGTGGGAATGCCACGGATGCCGTACTTGGCGGCAGTGCCCTGGTTTTCGTCGACGTTGAGCTTGGCGACCGTCAGGCGGCCGGAGTATTCGGAGGCGACTTCTTCCAGGATGGGGGCGATCATCTTGCACGGGCCACACCAGGCTGCCCAGTAGTCGACCAGCACGGGCTGGCTGGACTTGATCACATCGGCATCGAAGCTTGCGTCGCTGACGTTCTTGATTTGCTCGCTCATGGTGATTCTCGGTTCAGCAGCATGGGACGCGCCAGCGGCCCTGCCGTTTGTTGTTCTACTGAAAGGTAAGGAGTTAAGCATACCACTGTTGATAACAACAGGGTTTGCCGGTTTTGTGTAGGATGTTGCGGCGCGGCCCACTGGGCGTCGCCGGCAAATGCCGTCGCGGCAGCCCGAAGCCGCCAGACTTGTCATCGTACCGAATTCGAGACTGGTCAGGACGTGCGCATCCCACCTCAGGCCGCGCAGAATCTGGACTTGTCCGTAAAATGTCGGTTTTTTTCCACAGATCTTGGGGATAACTTGGCTACACCACGTTACACCGAGGCGTCCATCCGCGTCCTGAAGGGGCTGGAGCCGGTGCGCCAGCGCCCGGGCATGTACACCCGCACCGAAAACCCGCTGCACGTCGTGCAGGAAGTCATCGACAACGCCGCCGACGAGGCGCTGGCCGGCTACGGCAAGCAGATCCAGGTCACCCTGCACGCCGACGGCAGCGTATCGGTCGAAGATGATGGCCGCGGCATTCCGGTGGGCCTGCACCCCGAAGAAAAGGCCCCGGTGGTCGAGCTGGTGTTCACCCGCCTGCACGCTGGCGGCAAGTTCGACAAGCAGGGCGGGGGCGCCTACGCCTTCTCGGGCGGGCTGCACGGGGTTGGCGTGTCCGTTACCAATGCCCTGGCCACCCGGCTCGAAGTCGTGGTGTGGCGCGACGGCGCCACCAGCCGCCTGGTGTTCAAGGGCGGCGACGTGGCCGAGCCCCTGGCGCCATACACCGAGGCAGGCCGCAAGAAGTCGGGCACGCGGGTGCGGGTCTGGCCCGATCCCAAATATTTCGACAGTCCGCAGATCCCGCCGGGCGAGCTGACCCACCTGCTGCGCAGCAAGGCTGTGCTGCTGCCGGGCGTGAAGGTCACGCTCACCAACGAGAAAACCGGCGACACCAAGACCTGGCAATACGAAGACGGCTTGCGCGGCTACCTGGCCGAAGCCCTGGCCGGCGCCGAGCTGATGGTGCCCTTTTTCGAGGGGCAGCAATACGCCGGCGCCGACCATGAAACTTTCGCCGACGGCGAGGGCGCTCAATGGGTGGTGGCCTGGACCGAAGACGGCAACGCGGTGCGCGAGTCCTATGTCAACCTGATTCCCACCCCCGCGGGCGGCACCCACGAGTCGGGCTTGCGCGAAGGCCTGTACGGCGCGGTCAAGGGCTTCGCCGAGCTGCACGGTTTGCTGCCCAAGGGTGTCAAGCTGCTGCCCGAAGACGTGTTCGCGCGGGCCAGTTTCGTGTTGTCGGCCAAGGTGCTCGACCCGCAATTCCAGGGCCAGATCAAAGAACGCCTGAACAGCCGCGATGCCGTGCGGCTGGTGGGCGGTTTTTCGAAAAGCGCGCTCGACCTGTGGCTGCACAGCAATGTCGAGTACGGCAAGAAACTGGCCGAACTGGCCATCCGCCAGGCCCAGGCGCGCGCGCGTTCGGCGCAGAAGGTCGAAAAGCGCAAGAGTTCGGGCGTGGCGGTGCTGCCCGGCAAGCTCACCGACTGCGAGTCGTCCGACGCCAGCCGCACCGAGGTTTTTCTGGTCGAGGGCGATTCGGCCGGCGGCTCGGCCAAGATGGGGCGCGACAAGGAATTCCAGGCCATTCTGCCGTTGCGCGGCAAGGTGCTCAATTCCTGGGAAGTCGACCGCGACCGCCTGTTCGCCAACAATGAAATCCACGACATCGCCGTGGCCATCGGGGTCGACCCGCACGGCCCGAACGACACGCCCGACCTGTCGGGCCTGCGCTATGGGCGTATCTGCATCCTGTCCGACGCCGACGTCGACGGGTCGCACATCCAGGTGCTGCTGCTGACGCTGTTCTATCGCCATTTCCCGCGCCTGGTCGAGGCCGGCAATGTCTACGTGGCCAAGCCGCCGCTGTTCCGCCTGGACGTTCCGGCGCAGGGCAAGCGGCCGGCGCGCAAGATCTACTGCCTGGACCAGGGCGAGCTCGAGGCCGCGCAAGACAAGCTGCGCAAGGAAGGCGTGCGCGAAGGGGCCTGGAGCATCAGCCGCTTCAAGGGCCTGGGCGAGATGAATCCCGAGCAGTTGTGGGAAACCACCATGAACCCCGATACGCGCCGTCTGCTGCCCGTGGGCTACGGCAGCCTGTCGCCCGACGACACCACCCGCATGTTCGACATGCTGATGGGAAAGGGCGAATCGTCGCAGCGCCGCGCCTGGATCGAAGAAAAGGGCAACCTGGCCGAGCTCGACATCTGACCGCCTGGCCTGCCTGACCGTACACGCAACTCCGAAGACACATGACCGACAGCAATCAACCCGGCCTGTTCGACGCGGCCGCCGGCGAGGCCGACGAGGCCATCACGCTGGCCCGCTATGCCGAGCAGGCGTACCTGGATTACGCCGTTTCCGTGGTGCGGGGCCGCGCCTTGCCCGACGTGGGCGATGGCCAGAAGCCCGTGCAGCGCCGCATTCTCTACGCCATGCAGGACATGGGCCTGGGCCCCGGCGCCAAGCCGGTGAAGTCGGCCCGCGTGGTCGGCGACGTGCTGGGCAAGTACCATCCGCACGGCGACCAGGCCGCCTACGACGCCATGGTGCGCATGGCGCAAGATTTTTCCCTGCGCTATCCTCTCATCGACGGCCACGGCAATTTCGGCTCGCGCGATGGCGACAACGCCGCGGCCATGCGCTACACCGAAGCGCGCCTGACGCCGTTCTCGCGCCTGCTGCTCGATGAACTCGACGAAGGCACGGTCGATTTCGCGCCCAACTACGACGGCAGCCAGCAAGAGCCGCAGATGCTGCCGGCGCGCCTGCCCGTGATGCTGCTCAACGGTGCGTCCGGCATCGCCGTGGGCATGGCCACCGAGATCCCGTCGCACAACCTGCGCGAGGTCGCGCAGGCCTGCGTGGCGCTCATCAAGCAGCCCCGGCTGTCCGACGAAGAGCTGCATGCCATGGTGCCGGGCCCCGACTTCGCCGGCGGCGGCCAGATCATCACCCCGGCGGCCGACATCGCCCAGATTTACGCCGGCGGCCGCGGCTCGCTCAAGGCGCGCGCGCGCTGGCGGTTTGAAGAGATGGCGCGCGGCCAGTGGCAACTGGTGGTGCACGAGCTGCCGCCCGGCACCTCGTGCCAGAAGGTGCTGGAAGAGATCGAGGAAATCACCAACCCGAAGGTCAAGACCGGCAAGAAGAGCCTCACCACCGACCAGCAACAGGCCAAGGCGGTGATGCTGAACCTGCTGGACGCCGTGCGCGACGAGTCGGGCAAAGACGCCGCCGTGCGGCTGGTGTTCGAGCCCAAGACTTCGCGCGTCGACCGCGACGAGTTCGTGAACACGCTGCTGGCGCAGACCAGCATGGAAAGCAGCGTGCCGGTCAACCTGGTGTGCATCGGCACCGACGGGCGGCCGCGCCAGAAGGGGCTGCGCGACATTCTTACCGAATGGCTGGCGTTCCGCACCGACACCGTGGTGCGCCGCACCCGCCATCGCCTGGACAAGGTCATCGACCGCATCCATGTGCTGGAAGGGCGCATGGTGGTGTACCTGAATGTCGACGAAGTCATCCAGACCATCCGCGAATCCGATGAGCCCAAGGCCGCGCTGATGCAGCGCTTCCAGCTGTCCGAGCGCCAGGCCGAAGACATTCTGGAAATGCGGCTGCGCCAACTGGCGCGCCTGGAGGGCATCAAGATCGAGCAGGAACTGGCCGACAAGCGCGAAGAACAGTCGCGTCTGCAGGAACTGCTGGACAACCCGGCTTCGCTGAAGCGGCTGCTGGTGAAAGAAATCGAGGCCGACGCCAAGCAATACGGCGACGAGCGCCGCACCCTGATCGAAACCGCCGAGCGCGCCGTGCTGGAAACCAAGGTGGTCGATGAACCGGTCACGGTCATCGTGTCGCAAAAGGGCTGGCTGCGGGCGCGCCAGGGACACGGCCACGACGCCGCGCAATTCGGCTTCAAGCAGGGTGATGACCTGTACGGCGCGTTCGAATGCCGCACCACCGATACGCTGATCGCCGTGGGCGACAACGGACGGGTGTATTCGGTGGCGGTGGCGGGCCTGCCTTCG
Proteins encoded in this region:
- the parC gene encoding DNA topoisomerase IV subunit A codes for the protein MTDSNQPGLFDAAAGEADEAITLARYAEQAYLDYAVSVVRGRALPDVGDGQKPVQRRILYAMQDMGLGPGAKPVKSARVVGDVLGKYHPHGDQAAYDAMVRMAQDFSLRYPLIDGHGNFGSRDGDNAAAMRYTEARLTPFSRLLLDELDEGTVDFAPNYDGSQQEPQMLPARLPVMLLNGASGIAVGMATEIPSHNLREVAQACVALIKQPRLSDEELHAMVPGPDFAGGGQIITPAADIAQIYAGGRGSLKARARWRFEEMARGQWQLVVHELPPGTSCQKVLEEIEEITNPKVKTGKKSLTTDQQQAKAVMLNLLDAVRDESGKDAAVRLVFEPKTSRVDRDEFVNTLLAQTSMESSVPVNLVCIGTDGRPRQKGLRDILTEWLAFRTDTVVRRTRHRLDKVIDRIHVLEGRMVVYLNVDEVIQTIRESDEPKAALMQRFQLSERQAEDILEMRLRQLARLEGIKIEQELADKREEQSRLQELLDNPASLKRLLVKEIEADAKQYGDERRTLIETAERAVLETKVVDEPVTVIVSQKGWLRARQGHGHDAAQFGFKQGDDLYGAFECRTTDTLIAVGDNGRVYSVAVAGLPSARGDGQPVTTMIDLAPGTRIVHSIAASPDSRWLLATQRGFGFAARLGDMVSRQRGGKQFITLEAGDALLRPVPLFDGARQLALLSAKGKFLVFGLDEVKSLSAGGRGTILIGLDAADKLAQTVPVGPGGLRATGIYRNKLTEDVLAGAALEPYVGKRARKGRALDVRPKQPVLSPVL